In the Pogona vitticeps strain Pit_001003342236 chromosome 2, PviZW2.1, whole genome shotgun sequence genome, CATCTTTAGAACAATAGAGGCTTCCTCTCGCTGTCACTAGAGGGCGCCCGCAAACAACTCGGCACACATCAAAAGAacaatatacaaaaataaaaagaggtgaTTGTTCTCTCGCCCTCCACCCCCTTCAAATGTATCCAATCTGTTCTGCAGAAAACAGCGCCCATCCCTCCTCCTTTCCATCCAAAAGAATCCCCAATCTTCCCAATGGTAGCTTAAATTCTCGGGTTTATATAGGGGGGTTTGCGTAACCGAAATATGGCTGGCTTTCAGTTTTCTGTTGTCGCTGATAGTGACTTTGAAACCGTACACACCTACCTGGGACAAAGGGGgcgggaaaaggggaggggggaggagaaccACATATCTCCACCTTCAAACAATCATATGCGTCTCCCCTCGCGCACTGTTCTCGCAAAACCTCCTAAATTCGCAGCGGTGTTTTGAAGTTTACATTTCAGGTGTAAAGAATTTAAGAACTCACAGATACGATTCTCAGTCGGAAACGCAACCTCCTTCTCAAACACAGgcgcgcgtacacacacacacagaggtacaCACGATGCGAATACAttccctctcttttcctgaaACCTCAGGAGGAGAACCAACTTCTTCTCCCGCAGGGAAGTTTATTGACAAGGAAAGAAcggaacaaccccccccccttgctcacAAGCCGTCCAAGGCAGGGGTTTCGTTGGAATCATTCCCACCCGAAGGTTTAAACCTTGGGGACGGCGGGGACAGTGTGGTAGCTCTTTGCCATCAAAACCCCAGACCTGAACTGAGATCAGcagcgggggtgggggcggggcgggagagagaaaatgagggaaCGGGGAAGCTCGCCAGGCATTGTCCTGTTAGCACCACCATCAGAAGAAAAGCAAGAGGTCTGGTTCCCACAGTCAAGTTCAAAAACCTGCACGGCCGACAGCACCCAAGTTGCCTGTTaggaaagaccccccccccccagaaatcaCACACGTCCCAGGAAATTAAAGTCAAACACACCCTGCTTTCTCAGTGCCAGGGCCAGGGGTCGGTGAACCTCCGCGgagggcttctccattttggaggCGCCCGGGAGTCCCAAGTTGCGGGGATGGGGGGGCAGCGAGGGAAGGCGAGAGGGAAAGGGTTGGGAACTTACCGGCAAGTCTTAAGGCTGACATTCTCTGGAACTCAGGTTCCTGCAGCCATTTCCACATTCTCCTGAAGGTCTCCCTGCCCGATTTCAGTTTACTCCAAGGTTTAGGGTTCCTTAGAAGGTCTGAAAGGGTCCCCTGAGAGCGGCACAGCACCCTCTGGGCAAAAATCGCCTGCGGGATGCTGTAGCGCTTCAGCTCGGCCGTGATTCTCTGGGCCACTTCTTTGGTGTTGATCTCTTCCAGCTGTCCCGAGTTGTTGACCTGGGTGCCCGAGGAAGACGAAGGCGGTCTCTCTCCGCGGCCGGAGGCCAGGACCGGGCCGTGGGCTTGCGGGTGGCCGCctcctcccccgccgccgccgccgccgcctcccgctcCCCCTCCTCCGCCCCCGGCGCCCCCGGGATGGCCGGGATGGTGCATCCCGTTGAGGTGGGCCATCATGGGGGCCGGCGGGGTGCCCAGGCCCCGCGAGAGGTGCTGCTCGCCGCCCCGGCCGGCCAGCATGGCGGTGTGGGCGTCGAAGTTGGGGCTGAGCATCTTCTCGTGGCCCGGGGGGCCGTAGTTGTGGAGGCCCTGCTGCGCGGGGTTGTGGAGGGAGCCCAGGCCGTTGCCCAGAGGGGTGCCGGCCAAGGGGGAGAGGCTCTGCCCCATGCCGGGCATCTCCTTGTAGGGGCTGTAGAGGTTGTTCATGGCCGGCAGCCCGCGGTCGTCGCGCATGAGGGTGAAGCTCCCGCTGACGTTCCCGGAGAggcgctggtggtggtggtggtggtgatggtggtgggcgtgcgggtggtggtggtggtggtggtggtgggcgtGCGGGTGGTGGAACTTGTCCGAGACGGTGGAGATGGGCGGCAAGGGCTGGAGTGGCGTCAGGGTGGTGTAGGTGCTGGTCATGCCCATCCCCGGCGGCGAGGAGTCGCAGGGCATGCTCATGGCGTGGTGCAAGGGGATGGACAGCTCCGGCCGGTAGTCCCCTGCCCCGTCCAGCAGCGAGGCCATGCTGGTCACCATGGCCGAGCGCGACGACGCCGAGGCCAGCTCTTGATGGgaaggcggcggcagcggcggcggcggagggcctggaggcggcggcggcggcggcgggtggaCCCGTAGGGACCCGGCGCTCCGGCTGGCCGGGTGGTGGTGCGGGCTGGGGCTGCCCAGCAGCTCTTGCTCATGGCCGGAGGGCCCGTGCAAGGGCGCCAGCGTCTCCAGACTCAGCTCCGGGTTCATCGCGCAGCTGTCCAGCTCTTTGGTTAGGCATCGATAGGAGGTGCAGGCGGTCTTCATTCAgtccatggaggaggaggaagaggaggaggaggaagaggaggagggcggcggcggcggcggcagcagcagcgatGGTGAGGAGGAGCAGGGTGAGggtggttatgatgatgatgatgagcactCGGAatcgggcggcggcggcggtgctgATGGGAGGCGGACGCGGCTTCTTTCGccctgctgatgctgatgctgctgctgctgccgaggcggcggcggctgcggcT is a window encoding:
- the ONECUT2 gene encoding one cut domain family member 2 is translated as MKTACTSYRCLTKELDSCAMNPELSLETLAPLHGPSGHEQELLGSPSPHHHPASRSAGSLRVHPPPPPPPPGPPPPPLPPPSHQELASASSRSAMVTSMASLLDGAGDYRPELSIPLHHAMSMPCDSSPPGMGMTSTYTTLTPLQPLPPISTVSDKFHHPHAHHHHHHHHPHAHHHHHHHHHQRLSGNVSGSFTLMRDDRGLPAMNNLYSPYKEMPGMGQSLSPLAGTPLGNGLGSLHNPAQQGLHNYGPPGHEKMLSPNFDAHTAMLAGRGGEQHLSRGLGTPPAPMMAHLNGMHHPGHPGGAGGGGGGAGGGGGGGGGGGGHPQAHGPVLASGRGERPPSSSSGTQVNNSGQLEEINTKEVAQRITAELKRYSIPQAIFAQRVLCRSQGTLSDLLRNPKPWSKLKSGRETFRRMWKWLQEPEFQRMSALRLAACKRKEQEPNKDRNNSQKKSRLVFTDLQRRTLFAIFKENKRPSKEMQITISQQLGLELTTVSNFFMNARRRSLEKWQDDLSTGGSSTTSSTCTKA